In Helicobacter mastomyrinus, a single genomic region encodes these proteins:
- the acnB gene encoding bifunctional aconitate hydratase 2/2-methylisocitrate dehydratase yields MREEYEQFLKEYKAHTDERATQGVPPLPLNITQTQKAIDMCKDSSLNADQKAFAKELLTHKVNPGVDASAQLKAAFLGEILLHNKQDYGFTPSEAVTYLGTMLGGYNVAPLIQGLSLPDTALAQACANALKHTLLIYDNFEKIAALNTPLSKEIIESWANAEWFKSKEDLNEKIKVCVFKVDGETNTDDLSPAGDAFTRSDIPLHAKAMLKSRIENFEQRIETAKQKAAQNNAIVAYVGDVVGTGSSRKSACNSIMWHFGKEIPYIPNKKSGGIVIGSVIAPIFFNTCEDSGALPIVADVSELKDGDIIEIDTKKGEISKDSKVVATFNLNPATIADEIRSGGRIPLIIGRGLTAKAREYLKLGKSDVFKEPKQPAPSNKGYTLAQKMVGRACGVEGVRPGSYCEPKTTTVGSQDTTGAMTRDEIKELAALSFGADFVLQSFCHTAAYPKPADVSLHATLPNFVAERGGVALRPKDGVIHSWLNRMCLPDTVGTGGDSHTRFPIGISFPAGSGLIAFAAVTGSMPLDMPESVLVRFKGKLNPGITLRDLVNAIPYYAIKQGLLTVEKKGKKNIFSGKILEIEGLGDLKVEQAFELSDASAERSAAACSVRLNKEPIIEYLSSNIKLIESMIANGYQDAKTLQRRADKMKEWIANPVLLEPDSDAEYAAIIEIDLADIKEPILACPNDPDDVATLSEIHANPKRPKNIDEVFIGSCMTNIGHFRAFGEIVKNEGQSKTQIWIAPPTKMDEKELTKEGYLSLFGAAGARLEAPGCSLCMGNQARVRDNAVVFSTSTRNFDNRMGKGAQVYLGSAELGGVCATLGRLPTAQEYLEIAPKKIESQKASIYTYLNFNLMPDFSL; encoded by the coding sequence ATGAGGGAAGAATACGAGCAGTTTCTTAAAGAGTATAAAGCACATACAGATGAGAGAGCTACGCAAGGTGTGCCACCACTACCGCTAAATATAACGCAAACGCAAAAAGCCATTGATATGTGTAAAGATTCTAGTCTAAATGCCGATCAAAAAGCGTTTGCTAAGGAATTACTTACACATAAAGTGAATCCGGGTGTCGATGCGTCCGCACAGCTTAAGGCGGCATTTCTAGGAGAGATACTCCTTCATAATAAGCAAGATTATGGCTTTACTCCAAGTGAAGCTGTTACTTATCTAGGCACAATGCTTGGGGGCTACAATGTAGCACCACTCATTCAAGGACTTTCCTTGCCAGATACTGCATTAGCTCAAGCCTGTGCGAATGCACTAAAACACACGCTTCTAATTTATGATAATTTTGAAAAAATTGCGGCGCTTAACACCCCGCTTTCAAAAGAAATTATAGAATCTTGGGCAAACGCAGAGTGGTTTAAGAGCAAAGAGGATTTGAACGAAAAAATCAAAGTATGTGTGTTTAAAGTCGATGGAGAAACAAATACCGATGATTTAAGCCCAGCAGGAGATGCTTTCACTCGAAGTGATATTCCACTCCACGCAAAAGCTATGCTCAAAAGTCGCATTGAAAATTTCGAGCAACGTATAGAAACTGCCAAACAAAAAGCAGCGCAAAACAACGCCATAGTAGCATACGTGGGCGATGTGGTCGGCACAGGTAGTAGCCGTAAATCCGCTTGTAACTCGATTATGTGGCATTTTGGCAAGGAAATTCCTTATATTCCCAACAAAAAAAGTGGTGGAATTGTCATAGGGAGCGTAATTGCACCTATTTTCTTTAACACTTGTGAGGATAGCGGGGCATTGCCTATTGTGGCTGATGTGAGCGAGCTCAAAGATGGCGATATTATTGAAATTGATACAAAAAAGGGTGAGATTAGCAAAGATAGCAAAGTTGTGGCTACTTTCAATCTTAATCCCGCAACTATTGCTGATGAAATCCGCTCCGGTGGTAGAATTCCCCTCATTATCGGTAGAGGATTAACCGCGAAAGCACGAGAATACCTTAAACTTGGCAAAAGCGATGTGTTTAAAGAGCCAAAACAACCAGCCCCTAGTAACAAAGGTTATACATTAGCGCAAAAAATGGTAGGACGTGCCTGTGGTGTAGAGGGCGTGCGTCCGGGTAGCTATTGTGAGCCAAAAACCACAACCGTGGGTAGTCAAGATACCACAGGTGCAATGACACGAGATGAAATCAAAGAGCTTGCCGCACTTAGCTTTGGGGCGGATTTTGTATTGCAAAGTTTCTGCCATACTGCCGCTTATCCAAAACCTGCTGATGTGAGCTTACATGCAACTTTACCAAATTTTGTAGCCGAACGCGGTGGCGTGGCATTGCGTCCTAAAGATGGTGTGATACACTCTTGGCTTAATCGTATGTGTTTACCTGACACGGTAGGCACAGGAGGGGATTCTCACACGAGATTCCCTATTGGCATTAGCTTCCCTGCAGGAAGTGGACTTATCGCGTTTGCTGCTGTTACAGGCTCTATGCCCCTTGATATGCCTGAATCTGTGCTTGTGCGCTTTAAAGGTAAGCTCAATCCGGGCATTACATTGCGCGATTTAGTAAATGCTATCCCTTACTATGCGATCAAGCAAGGACTTTTGACCGTTGAAAAAAAGGGTAAAAAAAATATCTTTAGTGGAAAGATTCTAGAAATTGAGGGCTTAGGTGATTTGAAAGTCGAACAAGCTTTTGAACTAAGCGATGCGAGTGCAGAGAGAAGTGCGGCTGCTTGTAGTGTGCGCCTTAACAAAGAGCCAATTATTGAATATCTAAGCTCGAATATCAAGCTTATAGAATCTATGATTGCTAATGGCTACCAAGACGCTAAAACCTTGCAAAGACGAGCAGACAAAATGAAAGAATGGATTGCTAATCCTGTGCTTTTAGAGCCTGATAGCGATGCGGAATATGCGGCGATTATTGAAATTGACCTTGCAGATATTAAAGAACCTATCCTAGCTTGTCCTAATGATCCAGATGATGTAGCCACACTCAGCGAAATCCACGCTAATCCTAAACGTCCAAAAAATATCGATGAAGTATTTATCGGTAGTTGTATGACTAATATTGGGCATTTTAGAGCTTTTGGTGAGATTGTTAAAAATGAAGGGCAAAGTAAAACGCAGATTTGGATTGCCCCTCCTACTAAAATGGACGAAAAAGAGCTTACCAAAGAAGGTTATCTCTCACTCTTTGGTGCAGCAGGTGCGAGGCTAGAAGCTCCCGGCTGCAGCTTGTGTATGGGAAATCAAGCACGTGTAAGAGATAATGCTGTGGTGTTCTCTACTTCCACACGAAACTTTGATAATCGTATGGGTAAAGGCGCACAAGTCTATCTAGGCAGTGCGGAGCTTGGCGGTGTATGTGCGACTTTGGGACGTTTGCCAACCGCACAAGAATACCTTGAAATCGCTCCTAAAAAGATTGAATCTCAAAAAGCAAGTATTTATACTTATCTTAATTTCAATCTTATGCCAGATTTCTCCCTCTAA
- a CDS encoding uroporphyrinogen-III synthase, with protein MLDEYEVVLTGTREVEGVKCLLTNRIVFTPITHTLEYIDALIFTSVYAIKSLIESASCNPHLARWIEIPSFVISEVSAKALYECGALVEYVGKKTQGKAFAAEICPLLKERNPLYLRAKEIVSGLDSILQSEGIKLEEVIAYENIPLDLHISLKPPPHSVIIFTAPSSYHSFIKNFGWDSQYRAIAIGESTFAHFDTDIKAYISPGTSISGCIAFAKELALKSNL; from the coding sequence ATGCTAGATGAATATGAAGTGGTGCTGACAGGCACACGTGAGGTGGAGGGTGTAAAATGCCTCCTTACAAATCGCATAGTCTTTACGCCAATTACACATACATTAGAATATATTGATGCACTCATTTTTACATCAGTATATGCGATAAAATCCCTTATAGAATCTGCTTCTTGTAATCCTCACCTTGCGCGTTGGATAGAGATTCCAAGTTTTGTGATAAGTGAGGTGAGTGCAAAGGCACTCTATGAATGTGGGGCATTAGTGGAGTATGTAGGCAAAAAAACGCAGGGCAAGGCATTTGCAGCAGAGATTTGTCCATTATTAAAGGAGCGTAATCCTTTATATTTACGCGCTAAAGAAATTGTCTCTGGATTAGATTCTATTTTACAATCAGAGGGAATCAAACTTGAAGAAGTGATTGCCTATGAAAATATCCCTTTAGACCTTCATATATCCTTGAAGCCACCACCTCATAGCGTGATTATTTTCACCGCACCAAGTAGCTATCATAGCTTTATCAAAAATTTTGGTTGGGATAGTCAATATAGAGCCATCGCGATAGGAGAAAGCACATTTGCACATTTTGATACAGATATAAAAGCCTACATTAGCCCAGGTACAAGTATTTCAGGCTGTATTGCCTTTGCCAAAGAATTAGCTCTTAAATCAAATCTATAA
- a CDS encoding DUF308 domain-containing protein, which produces MRFNRVLWLAFSVSLVVLGVVCIANPLDTMRFLAYLVGFIMLFSGIGEIVYFIQMRYVMILLDGIVSCVFGVVLLFGGEDIAQNFIPLFIALWLILKGVLWFIHAWRVSYVVSANTKMSIIIMGGLYVVLGILFILFPEVLATLISLALGIMLIISGGVGLYFWNLARRID; this is translated from the coding sequence ATGCGTTTTAATCGTGTGCTATGGTTGGCTTTTAGTGTCTCTCTTGTTGTCTTGGGTGTTGTATGTATCGCAAATCCACTTGATACAATGCGATTTCTTGCCTATCTCGTAGGCTTTATAATGCTTTTCAGCGGTATTGGCGAGATTGTTTATTTTATACAAATGCGATATGTGATGATTTTGCTTGATGGGATTGTTTCGTGCGTGTTTGGCGTGGTGCTTCTCTTTGGCGGAGAGGATATTGCGCAAAATTTTATCCCGCTTTTCATTGCGTTATGGCTCATTCTTAAGGGTGTGTTGTGGTTTATACACGCGTGGAGGGTTAGCTATGTGGTGAGTGCGAATACAAAGATGAGTATTATCATTATGGGAGGACTTTATGTTGTGCTGGGGATTCTCTTTATACTTTTTCCTGAAGTGTTAGCGACACTCATTAGCCTCGCTTTGGGGATAATGCTTATCATAAGTGGTGGGGTAGGGCTATATTTTTGGAATCTAGCGCGGAGAATAGATTAA
- a CDS encoding FtsW/RodA/SpoVE family cell cycle protein: MVDSRLFYTVTLLICVGVVMSYSLAVYITSLYNYSSFHFFMRQLIAACIGIALMWWLSRLEPNVYFKRIGLFIFILSIVLMIGMHFLPQSFISSAGGAKRWIRLPFISLAPSELFKIGFVYFLAWSFSRKFVSDVDLSIKDEIKIFIPYLILFIVAVVLIAVLQNDLGQVILLALTLGVMLLFAGGSLRLLGVIFLGTISTAFVAIITSPHRILRMKSWWASAQDSVLALLPQGWAENLRVSGLPEPYQIYHAANAISSGGFFGSGLGEGYIKLGFLSDVHTDIVLAGITEELGFVGLFVIVMLFSYMLWRFFRIANRVANKTYYLFCVGIALLLGFSFIINAFGISGITPVKGIAVPFLSYGGSSLIANCIAIGLVLSISKNTQLNERSL; this comes from the coding sequence ATGGTAGATTCTAGGCTTTTTTATACAGTTACCTTGCTTATTTGTGTCGGTGTGGTAATGTCTTATTCGCTAGCGGTTTATATTACGAGTTTGTATAATTATTCATCTTTTCATTTTTTTATGCGTCAATTGATTGCGGCTTGTATAGGTATTGCGCTGATGTGGTGGCTTTCACGTCTTGAGCCTAATGTGTATTTCAAACGTATTGGCTTATTTATTTTTATTCTTTCTATTGTTCTTATGATCGGTATGCACTTTCTTCCTCAAAGCTTCATAAGCTCTGCTGGTGGGGCAAAACGATGGATAAGGCTACCTTTTATTTCTTTAGCTCCATCAGAACTTTTTAAAATTGGTTTTGTATATTTTTTGGCGTGGAGCTTCTCACGCAAATTTGTGAGCGATGTGGATTTATCGATTAAAGATGAGATTAAAATTTTTATTCCTTATCTTATATTGTTCATTGTGGCAGTGGTGTTAATAGCTGTACTACAAAATGACTTAGGGCAAGTGATACTCTTAGCGTTAACTCTAGGCGTAATGTTGCTCTTTGCCGGTGGGAGCCTACGTTTGCTTGGAGTAATTTTTTTAGGGACGATTAGCACGGCATTTGTAGCTATTATCACAAGTCCGCATAGAATCTTACGTATGAAGTCGTGGTGGGCGAGTGCGCAAGATTCTGTCTTAGCCCTTTTACCTCAAGGCTGGGCAGAAAATCTCCGTGTAAGTGGCTTACCCGAACCTTATCAAATCTACCACGCAGCAAATGCTATATCAAGTGGAGGATTCTTTGGCTCTGGGCTTGGAGAGGGGTATATCAAGCTTGGATTTTTAAGTGATGTGCATACGGATATTGTCTTAGCGGGGATTACTGAGGAGCTTGGTTTTGTAGGATTATTTGTAATTGTAATGCTATTTAGCTATATGCTTTGGCGTTTTTTTCGTATTGCTAATCGTGTTGCTAACAAAACATATTATCTTTTTTGCGTAGGTATAGCCCTTTTGCTTGGCTTTTCGTTTATTATCAATGCCTTTGGTATCTCGGGTATCACGCCTGTGAAGGGTATAGCCGTGCCATTTTTAAGCTATGGAGGTAGCTCATTGATTGCAAACTGTATAGCTATCGGCTTAGTGCTAAGCATTTCAAAAAATACACAACTTAATGAAAGGAGTTTATAA
- a CDS encoding DUF4149 domain-containing protein, translated as MKLHSIFRTLDAFYVFLLSIGVGCIMTSAFAAAAIFGAANSVPALSVSDSGLIMGQIFLKCNNYFNFLAIVIIVYELAGFVFAKQFACSAQRRFWLLLGGINVILIFLFTLYYTPFIMEAQAQGTINNDAFSSMHKQSELVFKILLFTLSISALWRGIITTRPRS; from the coding sequence ATGAAACTTCACAGCATCTTCCGCACACTTGATGCATTTTATGTCTTTTTGCTAAGTATTGGTGTGGGCTGCATTATGACATCTGCATTTGCAGCAGCTGCGATATTTGGAGCTGCAAACTCTGTACCCGCACTGAGCGTTAGCGATAGTGGCTTGATTATGGGACAGATTTTCCTCAAGTGCAATAACTACTTCAATTTCCTTGCTATTGTGATTATTGTCTATGAGTTAGCTGGTTTTGTTTTTGCTAAACAATTTGCTTGTAGCGCACAACGCAGGTTTTGGCTACTGCTTGGTGGGATTAATGTTATTTTGATTTTCCTTTTCACGCTCTATTACACACCTTTTATTATGGAGGCTCAAGCGCAAGGAACTATCAACAATGACGCGTTTAGCTCTATGCACAAACAAAGCGAGTTAGTATTTAAAATCTTACTTTTTACATTAAGCATATCTGCCTTGTGGAGAGGGATTATCACCACCCGCCCACGCTCTTAG
- a CDS encoding DctP family TRAP transporter solute-binding subunit, producing the protein MKKISILAFISAISIAFWGCGENKTQQQDVYKVKFAHVVSANTPKGQAADFFAKRVDELSQGKIKVEVFPSAQLVDDDKVFQELSRNNVQMAAPSFSKFTPIAKEFNIWDIPFLFRDTEHLHKVMDGEVGQILKDIISKRGIVALNYWDAGFKQFSTNKKPIIIPEDAKGQKMRIMSSKVLEEQTKALGAIPQVLPFSEVYSALSTGVVDAAENPLSNLYNSKFYEVQSSITLSNHGYLGYLVVVSDGFWKQLPDDLKEIFKQALHEATEFERTQSAKEEKVLLDKLKKDDATKTEIIELTDEQVAQWKEKMQAIYPKFYELVGQDLIEKVLQVQ; encoded by the coding sequence ATGAAAAAAATCTCAATCCTTGCATTCATAAGTGCAATAAGCATAGCCTTTTGGGGTTGTGGCGAGAATAAAACGCAACAACAAGATGTATATAAAGTCAAATTTGCTCACGTGGTGAGTGCAAACACGCCTAAGGGACAAGCTGCTGATTTTTTCGCTAAACGTGTAGATGAGCTAAGCCAGGGTAAAATCAAAGTAGAAGTTTTCCCTAGCGCACAGCTTGTCGATGATGATAAGGTATTCCAAGAATTATCGCGCAACAATGTGCAAATGGCAGCACCAAGCTTTTCAAAATTTACTCCTATCGCAAAGGAATTTAACATTTGGGATATACCTTTCTTATTCCGTGACACAGAGCATTTACATAAGGTTATGGACGGCGAGGTAGGACAGATTCTCAAAGATATTATTTCTAAGCGAGGTATTGTCGCGCTTAATTATTGGGACGCAGGATTCAAACAATTTAGCACAAATAAAAAACCTATTATTATCCCCGAGGACGCTAAGGGGCAAAAAATGAGGATTATGAGTTCAAAAGTGCTTGAGGAGCAAACAAAAGCATTAGGGGCGATTCCACAAGTTTTACCTTTTAGCGAGGTGTATTCCGCACTTTCCACAGGTGTTGTTGATGCAGCTGAAAATCCCCTCTCTAATCTTTACAATTCTAAATTTTACGAAGTGCAAAGCTCTATTACGCTTTCAAATCACGGTTATTTAGGCTATCTTGTCGTAGTAAGCGATGGATTTTGGAAACAGCTCCCTGATGATTTAAAAGAAATATTCAAACAAGCGCTTCACGAGGCTACAGAGTTTGAACGCACCCAAAGTGCTAAAGAAGAAAAAGTGTTACTAGATAAGCTTAAAAAAGATGATGCTACAAAAACAGAAATAATAGAACTTACAGATGAGCAAGTCGCTCAATGGAAGGAAAAAATGCAAGCAATTTATCCAAAGTTTTATGAGCTTGTAGGACAGGATTTAATTGAAAAAGTTTTGCAAGTGCAGTAA
- a CDS encoding TRAP transporter small permease — translation MLSWIAKPFVWAHHSSQVHRIFAILDTIIASINKNIAVVGLLVGVLITAINVFCRYLTGLFPEFFHLSLTWAEEIARYCFLWSALFGAAYGFRKGVHISVTMLLERFPPKLAKACMIGIHTLNSLFLAFMTYAGAMVCYDNYRIGYMSEALHNVPLWIFLLCLPLAFFGATYRSIEKIYEVSWTQADKVVKNAESEMIHDSVIKD, via the coding sequence ATGCTTTCTTGGATTGCCAAACCATTTGTGTGGGCACACCATAGTTCACAGGTGCATAGAATTTTCGCCATTTTAGACACTATCATCGCCTCTATTAATAAAAATATCGCCGTAGTTGGCTTACTTGTGGGTGTCTTAATCACCGCTATAAATGTATTTTGCCGCTATCTCACGGGGCTTTTTCCCGAATTTTTCCATCTTTCACTCACTTGGGCGGAAGAAATCGCTCGATATTGCTTTTTGTGGTCAGCTCTTTTTGGTGCGGCTTATGGATTCAGAAAAGGTGTGCATATCAGCGTTACTATGCTCTTAGAGCGATTCCCTCCTAAACTCGCTAAAGCCTGTATGATTGGCATACATACCCTAAATTCTCTTTTTCTTGCTTTTATGACTTATGCTGGGGCTATGGTATGCTATGATAATTATCGTATTGGCTATATGAGTGAGGCATTACATAATGTCCCATTATGGATTTTTCTGCTTTGTTTGCCATTAGCTTTTTTTGGCGCGACTTATCGCTCAATCGAAAAAATCTACGAAGTGTCTTGGACACAAGCGGACAAGGTCGTAAAAAATGCAGAAAGTGAAATGATACACGATTCTGTTATCAAAGATTAG
- a CDS encoding TRAP transporter large permease: MSVAYLLLVLFGLLLIGVPVSIALGVSAVSALFIFTSYNVVGSAEIMFNGLKPALMAIPMFILAGSLMSKGSSAQRIVDFAKSLVGHLPGGLPISAILACIIFAAVSGSSPATVVAVGSVMFLAIKNAGYPKSYAVGAITSAGSLGILIPPSVVMIVYGVTAEVSIEKLFMAGIIPGLMIGTMMMLYAYIGAKRLGFKASVPESFALRFKKFHEAFWALLIIFVIIGGIYGGIFTATEAAGISAVYAFIISVFVYKDIKFKDLYAVFLDAAITTAMIFFIIGFAVVFAHFLTNERIPHLIAEFLVGQQMSWWMFLILVNVVLFIMGQFMEPSSVIMIMTPLLLPIAIALGIDPIHFGIVMVVNMELGMLTPPVGLNLFVASSLTGLSLKDVTISVLPWLVVMLVGLLLITYIPQISLWLPNQIN, from the coding sequence ATGAGTGTTGCGTATTTATTATTAGTGTTGTTTGGTTTGCTTCTCATAGGCGTACCTGTGAGCATTGCCTTGGGTGTTAGCGCTGTGAGTGCGCTTTTTATATTCACTTCTTATAATGTCGTAGGCTCAGCAGAGATTATGTTCAATGGCTTAAAACCTGCTCTTATGGCAATTCCTATGTTTATCTTGGCAGGCTCACTTATGAGCAAGGGAAGTTCAGCGCAACGTATTGTGGATTTTGCAAAGTCTCTTGTGGGGCATTTACCCGGTGGATTGCCTATCAGTGCGATTTTAGCCTGTATCATCTTTGCTGCGGTAAGTGGTAGCTCTCCTGCTACCGTGGTGGCGGTTGGTTCAGTAATGTTTTTAGCTATCAAAAATGCAGGATACCCTAAAAGCTATGCTGTGGGGGCGATTACCTCTGCGGGAAGTTTAGGAATTCTCATTCCGCCTTCTGTGGTGATGATTGTCTATGGGGTTACCGCTGAAGTTTCCATTGAAAAACTTTTTATGGCTGGCATTATTCCGGGGTTAATGATTGGTACAATGATGATGCTATATGCTTATATAGGAGCAAAAAGATTAGGATTTAAGGCTAGTGTGCCCGAAAGTTTTGCCTTGCGCTTTAAAAAATTCCACGAAGCCTTTTGGGCTTTACTTATCATTTTTGTCATTATTGGCGGTATTTATGGTGGTATATTTACTGCCACAGAAGCAGCGGGCATTAGTGCTGTATATGCGTTTATCATCTCCGTTTTTGTATATAAAGACATCAAATTTAAAGATCTCTATGCCGTGTTTTTAGATGCGGCAATCACCACTGCAATGATATTTTTTATCATCGGCTTTGCAGTAGTGTTTGCTCATTTTCTCACCAATGAGAGAATCCCTCATCTTATTGCAGAATTCCTCGTAGGACAGCAAATGAGTTGGTGGATGTTCCTCATTCTTGTCAATGTTGTATTATTTATTATGGGGCAATTTATGGAACCTAGTTCTGTTATTATGATTATGACTCCTTTACTCTTACCTATTGCCATAGCGCTTGGCATTGACCCTATACATTTTGGCATTGTGATGGTTGTCAATATGGAGCTAGGTATGCTTACGCCACCTGTGGGGTTAAATCTTTTTGTGGCAAGTTCACTCACAGGCTTAAGCCTTAAAGATGTAACTATATCTGTTTTACCCTGGCTTGTTGTTATGCTAGTAGGCTTACTCTTAATAACATATATCCCTCAAATTTCGCTTTGGCTTCCTAATCAAATCAACTGA
- a CDS encoding inorganic phosphate transporter, with the protein MDFKDIKHIEKAQSFNRKDGAKLFVVLIFFLIISLVAIFAHTGHNTLLLVFATIIGGYMAMNIGANDVANNVGPAVGSHAITLVGAIIIAAICEAMGAIIAGGEVVETIKSGIIDSKQILEPRIFVSLMLAALLSGAVWLHLATAIGAPVSTTHSLVGGILGAGIVAGGIDVVNWIELLRIASSWIISPVLGGIIAVIFLIIIKKSITYKENKREAAKKVVPILIFVMTWAFSLYLILKGLKKVLPILDIGVSVAISFIIAIIVYFTVRPIVAKKADSLLNTKEDINSLFTIPLIFAAALLSFAHGANDVANAIGPLAAINETLQNLDSLPSAKAGVPLWIMIIGGLGISLGLALYGPRLIRTVGSEITELDKMRAFCIAMSAALTVLLASQLGLPVSSTHIALGAIFGVGFLREYLKKRYYEMQQTIIEAHKGKDAQEVEAFLERFNKASIKKKGLMLEALKSNDKLKMLPRLDRKERKSLKKAYKQELVKRSAINKIIASWLITVPMSALLGALTYYIIISAGFEL; encoded by the coding sequence ATGGATTTTAAAGACATTAAGCATATTGAAAAAGCGCAGAGTTTTAATCGCAAAGATGGCGCAAAGCTTTTTGTTGTGCTTATTTTTTTCTTAATCATTTCACTTGTAGCCATTTTTGCTCACACAGGACATAACACACTTCTGCTTGTATTTGCTACCATCATCGGCGGCTATATGGCTATGAATATTGGTGCAAATGATGTAGCAAACAATGTGGGACCAGCTGTTGGCTCTCACGCTATTACGCTTGTGGGGGCAATCATTATCGCGGCTATTTGTGAAGCTATGGGGGCAATCATTGCTGGGGGCGAGGTGGTGGAAACTATTAAATCCGGCATTATAGATTCTAAGCAAATTTTAGAACCACGTATATTTGTCTCTCTTATGCTTGCTGCCTTACTTTCTGGGGCAGTATGGCTGCATTTAGCTACTGCCATTGGTGCACCTGTATCTACTACACATTCGCTTGTAGGGGGAATCTTGGGTGCTGGCATTGTGGCTGGTGGCATTGATGTAGTAAATTGGATAGAGCTTTTACGCATTGCTTCTAGTTGGATTATTTCCCCTGTGCTTGGCGGTATTATCGCCGTCATTTTTCTTATTATCATTAAAAAAAGCATTACCTATAAAGAAAACAAACGTGAAGCTGCTAAAAAGGTGGTGCCTATCCTCATTTTTGTGATGACTTGGGCTTTTAGCCTTTATCTTATCCTTAAAGGATTAAAGAAAGTCCTGCCTATCCTCGATATTGGCGTATCTGTGGCTATTAGCTTTATTATTGCCATCATTGTATATTTCACCGTGCGTCCCATTGTGGCAAAAAAGGCAGATTCTCTCCTAAATACAAAAGAAGATATTAACTCCCTTTTTACTATCCCACTTATTTTTGCAGCTGCCCTTCTAAGCTTCGCTCACGGGGCAAATGATGTGGCTAATGCCATTGGACCTCTTGCTGCTATTAATGAAACACTTCAAAATCTAGATTCCCTACCCTCTGCAAAAGCCGGTGTGCCTTTGTGGATTATGATTATCGGGGGGCTTGGTATTTCACTTGGTTTAGCCCTTTATGGTCCTCGCCTTATTCGCACTGTAGGAAGTGAAATTACAGAGTTGGACAAAATGAGGGCATTTTGTATCGCTATGAGTGCAGCTTTAACCGTGCTGCTTGCCTCGCAGCTAGGATTACCGGTAAGCTCTACGCATATTGCACTTGGAGCAATTTTTGGTGTAGGATTTTTGCGCGAATATCTCAAAAAGCGCTATTATGAAATGCAGCAAACCATCATAGAAGCCCACAAAGGCAAGGACGCGCAAGAGGTAGAAGCTTTTTTAGAAAGATTCAATAAGGCAAGTATTAAGAAAAAGGGCTTAATGCTTGAGGCATTAAAAAGCAATGATAAGCTTAAAATGCTGCCACGTCTTGATAGAAAAGAGCGCAAATCACTCAAAAAAGCCTACAAACAAGAGCTTGTTAAGCGCAGTGCGATTAATAAAATTATCGCTTCTTGGCTTATTACTGTGCCTATGTCTGCGCTACTTGGAGCATTGACATACTATATAATTATTAGTGCTGGTTTTGAACTTTAG